In Erythrobacter sp. F6033, a single genomic region encodes these proteins:
- a CDS encoding PspA/IM30 family protein: MLRVAIQVKELISSNVTSALDSMSSSAKMLHQLQREIEEAIIALEGERTKTERNLKRLKASLAQNELREADWGDKAKSAMDHDREDLARQALLAREDCREAIAAGKDDIAKAKADLKEIEDAVKELEAKRAETREQAKAQSAADADKSGCGDVGVSTAEKRLNRVSQMEKRTEFATEDTSDARSNASVDREIDELRRASAVDAELAAMKGGTKKAPAKRARKKA; this comes from the coding sequence ATGCTGCGCGTCGCAATCCAGGTTAAAGAACTCATCTCCAGCAACGTCACCAGCGCGCTGGATTCGATGTCCAGCTCGGCCAAGATGCTGCATCAGCTCCAGCGTGAGATCGAAGAAGCGATCATCGCTCTTGAAGGTGAGCGCACCAAGACCGAGCGGAACCTGAAACGGCTGAAAGCCTCGCTGGCGCAAAACGAGCTTCGCGAAGCCGATTGGGGCGACAAAGCCAAATCAGCGATGGATCACGACCGCGAAGATCTCGCGCGTCAGGCATTGCTGGCCCGTGAAGATTGCCGCGAAGCGATTGCCGCAGGCAAGGATGACATCGCCAAAGCCAAAGCCGATCTCAAAGAAATCGAAGATGCGGTCAAAGAGCTCGAGGCTAAGCGAGCGGAAACCCGCGAACAGGCCAAAGCGCAATCCGCCGCCGACGCCGACAAGAGCGGATGCGGTGATGTTGGCGTGAGCACCGCTGAGAAACGCCTAAACCGCGTATCCCAGATGGAAAAACGCACCGAGTTTGCGACCGAAGACACATCTGACGCGCGCAGCAATGCCAGCGTGGACCGTGAGATTGACGAACTGCGCCGCGCGAGCGCCGTGGATGCAGAGCTTGCCGCGATGAAAGGCGGAACGAAGAAAGCCCCAGCCAAGCGGGCACGCAAGAAGGCCTAA
- a CDS encoding ABA4-like family protein, whose translation MGEAGMTPEGIFGVAGQAAMLGWVILIFLPRRWHALLWLPRFIIPFGLSLLYSGLAMAHILTVDGGGFGSLAEVKTLLSNDWALLAGWVHYLAFDLFIGGWIAIQADKVGISRLIQAPILLATFMAGPLGLALFMAMRAGYVRSTADEEPVLREATA comes from the coding sequence GTGGGAGAAGCAGGCATGACGCCAGAGGGCATTTTCGGCGTGGCAGGACAGGCGGCCATGCTTGGCTGGGTGATCCTGATCTTTCTCCCGCGCCGGTGGCATGCCTTGCTCTGGCTGCCGCGCTTCATTATCCCTTTTGGGCTGTCGCTCCTCTATTCAGGCCTCGCGATGGCGCATATCCTGACCGTGGATGGCGGCGGCTTCGGCTCTCTGGCCGAAGTAAAAACGCTGCTGTCCAACGATTGGGCGCTGCTTGCGGGCTGGGTCCATTATCTCGCCTTTGATCTGTTTATCGGCGGCTGGATCGCGATCCAGGCGGACAAGGTCGGTATTTCGAGACTGATCCAAGCGCCCATCCTGCTCGCAACCTTTATGGCCGGCCCGCTCGGCCTTGCGCTCTTTATGGCCATGCGCGCCGGATATGTGCGAAGCACTGCGGACGAAGAGCCCGTCTTGCGGGAGGCCACAGCATGA